From Pelagibacterium flavum:
TGGAGGTGACGAGCGCGTGCAATTCATCGAGCACGACACGCCGCAGGCTTCCGAACAGCCTGACGCTGTCGGGATGGCTTAAGAGCAGCGCCAGTTGTTCGGGCGTCGTCATCAGGATGTGTGGTGGATCGAAGCGCTGGCGCTGACGGCGCGAGGCGGGCGTGTCTCCGGTCCGGGTTTCGACCTTGATCTTCAATCCCATTTCGCGCACCGGATCGCCCAGATTGCGCGCCACATCGACGGCCAGCGCCTTGAGCGGTGAAATGTAGAGCGTGTGCAGCCCTTCCATGGGGCTGCCGATCAAATCCTCAATGGAGGGCAGGAACCCAGCCAGCGTCTTGCCCGCCCCCGTCGGAGCGATTAGCAACACCGAATTGCCGGCTCGTTCGGCTTCGAGCACTGCCAATTGGTGCGGGCGTGCCTGCCAGCCCTTGGCGGCAAACCAGTCGGCAACAATGGGTGAAAGTGCGGTCACGATATCGGCAGCTATTTAATTGGCCATTGTCGGCGCCTATGTGGCATCATGAGCAGAATCGATGGACCCGATGGACCGATGCCCGACACTATGGACAACCGTGAGACAAATCAAAGAGCGAGCTGGCTGGAATCGTTTCTTGGCGGAACGCCGGGACGGGTCGTTGTCCGACTGATTCTGATGAGCTTGGTCGTGGGCTTTTTGATGTCGATCTTCGGGATCAGCCCGGACGCTATTTTCCGCTCTATTCAAGGCTTCATCAATTCGATCTTCGACAACGGGTTCGGGGTTTTCCGCGACGCCTTCGCCTATATGCTGACCGGAGCGGTGATCGTTCTGCCGTTGTGGTTCATTGGACGCCTGATGGCGGCCGGGCGGCGGCGCTAGCGCATAGCCTGTTGAGCAGATCGGCGGCGGCAATTAGGATGGCACGAGCGACACTCTCCGCCGCGCCCCAATTTAAAGCCATTCAAGGTTCTGCCCATGTCTCCCGTCATCTTCATCACCGGCGCCACGTCGGGCTTCGGCGCGGCCACCGCGCGGCTTTTTGCAAAGAACGGCTGGAAGGTGATCGCCACGGGCCGCAGGCGTGAGCGGCTGGCCGAGCTTGAGGCCGAGTTCCCCGAAATCGTCCACGGCATCGAAATGGATTTGACCGACAAGGCCTCGATAAAACGCGCGGTCGCGGCGATCCCGGAAAATTTCAAACCGATCACCTGCCTGTTCAACAATGGCGGGCTGGCCCTGGGCACGGGCGCCGTCCCGGAGGTCGATACCGATCAATGGCAGACCATGATCGACACCAACATCGTGGGCCTGCTGCATACGACCCTCGAGGTGCTGCCGCTCGTCAAGCAAGTGGGCCGAGGCTCCTCGATCATCAATGTCGGATCGATCGCCGGGCGCTTTGCCTATACCGGCGGCAACGTCTATGGGGCGACAAAGGCCTTCGTGCATCAGTTTTCGATGAATTTACGCACCGACACCATGGGGACAGGCATTCGCATCACATCGCTTGAACCGGGGCATGCGAAATCGGAATTCACCGCAGTACGCACGGGCGGGGATTTCGAGGCCAACGAGAAAATGTATGCCGACAACGAACCGCTGCTGCCCGAGGACATCGCCAATACCGTCTGGTGGCTGGCCAACCTGCCCGCGCACGTGAACGTTAATTCCATCGAGATCATGCCGGTCTGCCAGGTCCCAACCCGGCCAGTTCTGCTCAAAACGAGCGACTTTGAGAATTAGATCGGAGCAGAATCGGATAGCGTAGTCATCCCTCCTCTTCCCGGTTCCCTTCGATGAGCATATCGGTTCACCCCTTCGAGGTTCACCATCGCGATGTGTGGGCCATAGCCGTTCCGGCGTCGGTGGCGTTTATCACCGAGCCGGTGGCGGGCATCATCGATACCGCCGTCATCGGGCAGTTGGGCGATGCGGGGCTGCTGGGAGGGCTTTCGCTCGGTGCCGCGGCGTTCAGTGTCGTGTTCGCCCTGGCCTTTTTCCTGCGCTTTGGAACGGCTGGGCTGACGGCACAGGCGGTCGGCGCGCGCGATCCGCTCGACGGGCTGCTTCATGTGGTGCGCGCCATGGTCGCTGCAGCCCTGTTGAGTGCGCTACTTCTGGCGCTCTCCTATCCCATCTATCTCGGGTTTGCAGCCGCGCTGGCTCCGCCACCCGATGCTGCGGGGGCGTTTGCCGAGTATATGGGCATACGCATGTGGTCGGTGCCGTTCGTGCTCATCAATTTTGTGCTGCTGGGATGGTTTTACGGCCGGGCCGATGCGCGCACCGGCATGTGGCTGCAGATTCTTATCAACGTCATCAATATCATGCTCAGCGTCTGGTTCGTTTTGGAGCTGGGCTGGGGCGTTCCCGGTGTCGCCTGGGCCACCGTTATCGGGCAAGGCGTTGCCGCTGTCGCCGGGGTGGTCCTCGCCATCCATCATTATGGCGGCATCAAGCCGATCCTTGCCAATACGACCCTTGCTGCCCTGCTCGACGTTGCAGCGATCAAACGGATGATCGGTTTGAGCCGAGATCTTATTATCCGTTCGGCAGCTTTGATGGGCGCCTTCGCCTATTTCGCCGCACAAGGGGCGCGCATGGGCGAGATCGAATTGGCGTCCAACGCAATTCTGCTGCAACTGTTTTCGGTCTCGGCATTCTTTCTCGACGGCATTGCCACGGCCTCCGAGCAATTGTGCGGCAAGGCGGTCGGGGCGCGCTGGCGTCCGGCTTTCGAGCGCGCGACCAAACTCACGCTGGGCTGGGGCCTGCTGATTGCGGGGATGCTGAGCGCTCTTTTGCTCAGTTTTGGATGGTTGGCTATCGATCTGATGACCACCAACGCCCAAGTGCGCGAAATGGCCCGGGTCTATCTGATGATGGCAGCCCTGACCCCGCTCACCGGGATGCCCGCCTTCGTCTATGACGGCGTGATGATCGGCGCGACCTTCAACGTCACAATGCGCAACGGGATGATCGTTTCGCTCATTGTCTATCTTGCAACCGCCATGATCCTGCAGCCGTTCCTGGGTCTTTGGGGGTTGTGGATCGCGCTGCATGTGCTGCTGCTCGTGCGAGCCGGCATTTATGCACTCGCCATCGAACGGCGGAAGAACGAGATTTTCGCCTAGATCGCTATTCTGCCTTCAGCCCAGTCCTTGACCGCCACGCCAGTGAGTCCCGATACATTGGAAAGCCTGCGTTCAATAACGGCCTGCGCGAGCCCGGACTTGATCTCCTCGACCATCTCGAGCCCGCCATAGACCAGAGCCGAATAGAGCTGGACAACATTGGCGCCCGCCTCGAGTTTGGCAATGGCGCTTTGGGCCGAGTGAATGCCGCCCACGCCGATCAGCGGGAATTCCGGACCAAGACGCAAGCGCATCTGGGCCAGGCGCCGTGTTGCCAGATTGAACAACGGCCTGCCCGAAAGCCCGCCTGTTTCGCCGGCGTTTTCGAGACCGGCTACCGTGTCGCGCGAAATTGTCGTGTTGGAAACGATCAGCCCGTCGATGCCGCTTTTGAGCACTGTTTTAGCGACGGAATCCATTTCAGCTTCATCAAGATCCGGTGCGATCTTGAGCAGTATCGCGGTCTGGCGTGGCTGGGCAGCCCGGGTTTCCATCAGAGCGGCCAGCAGGCGCTTGAGTGCGTCTTCCGCCTGAAGATTGCGCAGGCCGGGCGTGTTGGGCGAGGAGATGTTGGCCGTAAGGTAATCGGCAAGCGGCGAGAAGGTCTTCACGCCAGCAATGTAATCGGCAACGAAGTCCTCGCTGTCCTTATTGGCACCGATATTGACGCCAACGACCTCGCCCAGCGTCCGGTCCTTGAGCCGTTCGAAAGCGGCTTGATGACCTTCGTTGTTAAATCCCAGTCGGTTGATAACACCCATCGCATCGGGGATGCGGAATACTCTTGGGGTAGGATTTCCCTTTTGGGGTCGCGGGGTGACCGTTCCAACTTCCACAAAACCGAAACCGGCCCTGGCGAGCGGTGCGAACACTTCGGCATTCTTGTCAAAACCCGGTGCCATGCCAATGGGATTGGGCAGCTCCAGTCCGCAGAATGAGATGGCCAGGCTTGTCGGTGAGGGCGCTCCGGACGGCACCAGGCCGAATTTGAGCGCGTTGATTGTCGCCCTGTGTGCAGTTTCGGCATCCATGCGCATCAGAGCGTCCTGCGCCAGCTTCTGAACCGTAGCGTTGTGCAGAAAATCACCTATGCCCATCATGAAATCTCCGGCAGATCGAACCCACCATCCGGCCGGGCAGCGAGATCTCGCTCTGCAATGACCGCTGCCATCGGCAATGGCGCATAAAGGTGGGGGAAAAGCTGCCCGCCGCGCGAGGGCTCCCAGACGAGGTCAGTGCCGATCAGGTCGGGATCGATTGTCGCCAGAACCAGCCCGGAGGCGCCGCGATAGTGTTTTTCAAGCGTTTCGGCCAACTGGGTGGCGGTCGAAAAATGGATATAGCCATCGGCCATATCGACCGGAGTTCCCACCAATTGTCCCGCGCCGCGCGCGGTTGTCCAGTCCTGGGTGGCAGCGATTTTATAGATCGGTTCGGCCATAAATTCTCCTATGGTGCTTGGTCTAACGGGCTGTGAGGGCCCTGCCAAGCTTGGAAATATCTTTACAAGCGACTAACGAGGTATTAGGACTAGTTTCCGAACTATAGGGATATTATTCCTTTTTCTGGAACCTGATTGTCCATGTTGTCTCATCGCGCCATATGGGAAGCTCTCGATAGCCTGGCCGACCGGCACGGCCTGTCGGCGTCGGGTCTTGCCAAGCTGGCGGGGCTGGATGCCACCGCGTTCAATCCGTCCAAGCGCGTCAGCAAGGATGGGCGTGAGCGTTGGCCGTCCACCGAATCGATTGCCAAGGTGCTCGAGGCGACCAGCGAAAATTTCGATTCCCTGCTTTCGGGCGGACTGAATTACAGCCAGAGCGCGGCGGCCAGCCGGGCGGTTCCGCTGCTGGGTTTTGCGCAGGCCGGATCGGGCGGCTATTTCGATGCTGCGGGCTTTCCGGTCGGTCAGGGATGGGATGAGGTCCGCTTTCCCGGCCTGGGTGACGGCACAGCCTATGCGCTTGAAGTGACTGGTGAATCCATGCAGCCGCTCTATCGGGACGGTGACTATATCATCGTCTCGCCCACCGAACAGTTGCGGCGCGGCGACCGGGTGGTGGCGCGCACGCAGGATGGGGAGGTGATGGCCAAGATTTTGCACCGGCGCACCGAAAAACAGATCGAATTGCATTCGATCAATCCCGATCACCCGCCGAGAATCTTCAAGCCCGAAGAAATCGACTGGATCGCCCGGATTCTGTGGGCCAGCCAGTAGCAG
This genomic window contains:
- a CDS encoding DUF6460 domain-containing protein, which encodes MSRIDGPDGPMPDTMDNRETNQRASWLESFLGGTPGRVVVRLILMSLVVGFLMSIFGISPDAIFRSIQGFINSIFDNGFGVFRDAFAYMLTGAVIVLPLWFIGRLMAAGRRR
- a CDS encoding SDR family NAD(P)-dependent oxidoreductase, with amino-acid sequence MSPVIFITGATSGFGAATARLFAKNGWKVIATGRRRERLAELEAEFPEIVHGIEMDLTDKASIKRAVAAIPENFKPITCLFNNGGLALGTGAVPEVDTDQWQTMIDTNIVGLLHTTLEVLPLVKQVGRGSSIINVGSIAGRFAYTGGNVYGATKAFVHQFSMNLRTDTMGTGIRITSLEPGHAKSEFTAVRTGGDFEANEKMYADNEPLLPEDIANTVWWLANLPAHVNVNSIEIMPVCQVPTRPVLLKTSDFEN
- a CDS encoding MATE family efflux transporter, which translates into the protein MSISVHPFEVHHRDVWAIAVPASVAFITEPVAGIIDTAVIGQLGDAGLLGGLSLGAAAFSVVFALAFFLRFGTAGLTAQAVGARDPLDGLLHVVRAMVAAALLSALLLALSYPIYLGFAAALAPPPDAAGAFAEYMGIRMWSVPFVLINFVLLGWFYGRADARTGMWLQILINVINIMLSVWFVLELGWGVPGVAWATVIGQGVAAVAGVVLAIHHYGGIKPILANTTLAALLDVAAIKRMIGLSRDLIIRSAALMGAFAYFAAQGARMGEIELASNAILLQLFSVSAFFLDGIATASEQLCGKAVGARWRPAFERATKLTLGWGLLIAGMLSALLLSFGWLAIDLMTTNAQVREMARVYLMMAALTPLTGMPAFVYDGVMIGATFNVTMRNGMIVSLIVYLATAMILQPFLGLWGLWIALHVLLLVRAGIYALAIERRKNEIFA
- a CDS encoding quinone-dependent dihydroorotate dehydrogenase, whose product is MGIGDFLHNATVQKLAQDALMRMDAETAHRATINALKFGLVPSGAPSPTSLAISFCGLELPNPIGMAPGFDKNAEVFAPLARAGFGFVEVGTVTPRPQKGNPTPRVFRIPDAMGVINRLGFNNEGHQAAFERLKDRTLGEVVGVNIGANKDSEDFVADYIAGVKTFSPLADYLTANISSPNTPGLRNLQAEDALKRLLAALMETRAAQPRQTAILLKIAPDLDEAEMDSVAKTVLKSGIDGLIVSNTTISRDTVAGLENAGETGGLSGRPLFNLATRRLAQMRLRLGPEFPLIGVGGIHSAQSAIAKLEAGANVVQLYSALVYGGLEMVEEIKSGLAQAVIERRLSNVSGLTGVAVKDWAEGRIAI
- a CDS encoding DUF952 domain-containing protein, whose product is MAEPIYKIAATQDWTTARGAGQLVGTPVDMADGYIHFSTATQLAETLEKHYRGASGLVLATIDPDLIGTDLVWEPSRGGQLFPHLYAPLPMAAVIAERDLAARPDGGFDLPEIS
- a CDS encoding S24 family peptidase; the encoded protein is MLSHRAIWEALDSLADRHGLSASGLAKLAGLDATAFNPSKRVSKDGRERWPSTESIAKVLEATSENFDSLLSGGLNYSQSAAASRAVPLLGFAQAGSGGYFDAAGFPVGQGWDEVRFPGLGDGTAYALEVTGESMQPLYRDGDYIIVSPTEQLRRGDRVVARTQDGEVMAKILHRRTEKQIELHSINPDHPPRIFKPEEIDWIARILWASQ